The DNA region AGGAGGTTGGGCTCGATGGTGACGGGGGCGGCGGGGTTGGCGGCGAGGGTGAAGTGGAGGCCGCGGTCTTCGGCGAGTGCGAGGGCGTCTTCGGCGAAGGCATTAAGGAAAGCGGCAGTGTCTTCAGTGCGACGTGGGAGGGTGAGGGTGCCGCTCTCGGCTTTGGCGATGAAGAGGAGGCTTTCGATGATCTGGTTGAGGCGGGAGATGTCGGTGAGGAGGTCTTCGAGGGCGTGGTGGGCGGCGGGGTCGGCGGCGACGGCGGGGCGGAGTTTTTCGGCGTTGAGGCGGATGAGGGTGAGGGGGGTTTTGAGTTCGTGGGAGGCGTCGGCGGTGAAGCGTTTGACCTGGATGAAGGAGGCTTCGAGGCGGTCGAACATCTGGTTGAGGAGGGTGGCGAGGGAGTTGATCTCGTCGCGCGCAGTGGAAACGGGGATACGTTCGTCGAGGCGGTCGGCGCGGATGCGGAGGGCGGTGTCGCGGATGAGGCGGAGGGGTTTGAGGGCGAAGCGGGTGAAGGCGTGGCCGAGGCCGAAGCTGGCGAGGGCGGTGGCGGCGAGGAGCCAGGCGGAGACGCGGGTGTAGTCGTGGATGAGGCGGCGGGTGGGGGCGAGGGGGCTGGCGACCTGGATGCGGAGGGAGCCGGCCTGGAACTCGGAGATGCGGAGGGGGCCGAGGGTGGGGAGCTGGTCGGTCCAGGAGGGGGGGATTTCGTCGGGCGGGATGGGGAGGGCGGCGTCGCCGAGGTTGGGGGAGCGGAAGAGGATGGCACCGTCGGGGGTGTGGACCTGGAAGTAGTACATGGCGGCGTCGATCTCGGCGTGTTCGCGGATGCGGAGGGAGACTTCGGCGGCGTCGGGCGGGGCGGGGATGTCTTCGAGGCGTTCGCGGAGTTCGGCGAATTCGGCGGCGTTGAGGAAGTCGAGGCCGTTGACCATCTGGCGGGAGAGGAGCCAGCCGCCGACGGTGAGGACGAGGGCGGTGGTGATGGTGACGAGGGTGGCGAAGCCGAGGGTGAGGCGGCGGGAGAGGGAGGACATTTTTTTAACCACTGAGTGGCACTGAAGGGCACTTATGCGGAGGATGCGGGAAGTGGCGGGGCCAGGAGCGGGTTATTGGCTGAAGGCGGAGCGGGAAGAAAAGGCCGAGAGGGGCGAGGGTCAGGCGAGTTGGTAGCCGGTGCCGCGGATGGTTTTGAGGAGGGGGCGGTCCGGAGAGGGTTCGAGTTTTTTGCGGAGGCGGCGGACGTAAACGTCGATGAGGTTGGTTTCCATGTCGTAGGAGGCGTCCCAGATTTTTTCGGCGATGAGGGTGCGGGTGAGGACGCGGCCGGGGTTTTGAAGGAAGAGTTCGAGGAGGGCGAATTCGCGGCTGGTGAGTTCGACGGGCTGGCCGTCGAGGGTGGCGGCGCGGGAGAGGAGATCGAGGCGGATGGCGCCGTGGGTGAGGACGGTGGTCTTGGCGCCGGCGTGGCGGCGGAGGAGGGAGCGGATGCGGGCGATGAGTTCGTCGATGACGAAGGGTTTGGGGAGGTAGTCGTCGGCGCCGAGATCGAGGCCGTGGATACGGTCGGAGACGGCGTCGCGGGCGCTGAGGATGAGGACGGGTTCGTTGAAGCCGGAGGCGCGCCATTCGCGGAGGAGGGCGAGGCCGTCGCCGTCGGGGAGGCCGAGGTCGAGGATGACGGCGTCGAAGGGGGTGTCGGCGAGGGCGTCGCGGGCGGCGGCGCAGGTGGGGGCGACGCGGGTGGTGTGGCTGAGCTCGGCGAGGGCGCGTTCGACGAATTGGGCGACGCGGCGTTCGTCTTCGACGATGAGGATTTTCATGGAGCGGCGGGTGGAGCGTGCAGGGACTTCACGTACGCGGCGAGGGAAAGGATGTCGGGGTCGGGGAGAGTTTCGTGGCCGGCCATGGGAGAGCCGGGGAGACCGAATTTGATGAGGCGGGCGAGGGTGGCGTCGTCGGGTGTGGCGGGGAAGCGGCGCCAGGTGGGGGCGGTGAAGTCGGGCGGGCGGATGCTGAGTTGTGAGGAGAGGGGGCCGTCGGCGCGGCCGGTGGGGCCGTGGCAGGCGGCGCAGAGTTGTTGGAAAAGTTTTTGGGTGTGCGTGGGGCTGGCGGAGGGAGGCGGAGATGCGGACGGCTGCCAGCGGGCGATGGTTTCGAGGCGGTCGGGGAGGGTGTCGGCGCCGAGGTAGGCGAGGTAGGCGAGGAGGGCTTCGCCGCGGGGGTCGCCGTCGGCGAAGAGGTGGGCGTAGGAGGGCATGCGGGAGCCGGGGGAGACGGTGCGCGGGGCGAGGAGGTGGAGGCGGTTCCAATCGGGGGAGCGGCGGTTGGCGACGTTGGCGAGGTCGGGGCCCTGGCGGCGGTTGCCGAGGAGCGGCGGAGAGTCGGCGAGAACTTCGGAGAGCGGGTGGGCGGGGCCCCAGAGGAGGACGTCGGGGGTGCCGGGGCGGATGTACTGGGAATGGCAGTGGATGCAGCCCTCGGCGATGTAGACACGGCGGCCGGCGGCGACGAGGGGATCGGCGGTGTCGGCATGGGCGGGTGGTGCCCAGAAAATCGATACGGTAGCGAAGGCGAGGAGGAGGACGGTGAAGTTGGAGGCGGCGGGTGGCGAGGTGCGGGGCGTGCGTACGGAGGAAGCGGAGGAGTTTGTTGTTGAGAAGAGCGGGCGGGCGAGGGCGGTGAGCGCGATGAGGAGGGCGAGGAGGAGTGTCCAGGCGGGGACGTGGGGGGAGGTTTGGTGTTGGGCGAGGCCGATGGCGGCGCCGGAGCCGATCCAGCCAGCGATGGCCATGAAGGCGGCGGCGAACCAGGGGCGGGCGGCGCGGGCGGGGATGACGACGAGGGCGGTGGAGTAGATCGAGACGCCGGCGACATAGAGGGTGCGGGCGAGGGCGAAGGGCGGGGCAGGGGAATTGAGGAGGGCGCAGGCGGTGACGAGCAGGGCGAGCGCGGCGAGGACGACGGGCGCGGGGCGGAAGCGGCGGAGGGCGAAACCGGCGAGGACGGCGGCGGCGAGGTGGACGAGGGCGTTGGTCTGGAGGGTGAAGGAGGAGGACCAGGTGGCGGTTTTGAAGGCGGGGTTGTGCTGGATGAGGTAGAAGGCGAGGGAGTCGAGAAAGACCAGGGCGAAGAAGGCGGTGATCCAGCGGGTGGCGTCGGAATGGCGGAGGGTGGCGGTGGTTGATGAGAGGGACTCGGTGGAGAAGGAGGGAGTGGATGAGCGTAGCCAGATTGTGGCGACTAGGCCGGTGAGGGCGGCGAAGGAGGAGGTGAGGATTTGAGTGGCGGGTGGTGCGGTGAAGAGGGCGGGTTGGTTGCAGAGTGCGTAGGCGAGGCCGGTGCCGAGGCCGCAGGCGGGGGCGAGGGCGCGGGTGCCTAGAAGTGGGAGCAGCGAGAGGGCGAGGGTGACGGTGGCCCAGCCGAGGAAGAGGCCGATGAGCGCGGCGGAGGCGATGAGCGTGGCGGGTGAACGGGAGGCGAGGGTGAGCAGGGCGACGAGCGCGGAGGCGAGGAAGCCGAGAGCGAGGTGGGGGCGGATGCGGGCGAGGGAGAAACGCGCGGCGGCGAAGAGGCTGCCGACGATGCCGCCGAGACCGAGGGCGGTCATGAGCGGTTTCATTTGTTCGGCGTTGAGCGAGGCGGCGGCGAATTCGAGGAAGGCGAATTCGGCGAAGATGAGGAAGTAGGTGTAGGTCGCGGCGATGGCGGCGACGCTGGCGAGGAAGACGGGCCAGCGGGCGGCGGGCGCGGGGCTCGCGGAGGAGGAATCAGGCGCGAGGGTTTTCATCGGACCAGAGGCGGGGCTGGCGGAGGAGCCAGAGTTGGGCGGCGACGAGGGCGAAGTCGGTGGCGGGGACGCTGAGCCAGACGGGCGGGAGCCAGCCGAGGGCGATGGCGGTGGCGGAGTAGGCGCCGGCGGCGAGGCGGAACGGGATCGTCAATTCGAAGACGGCGCGGAGGTAGGCGCGGTGGTTGCGGAGGAAGGCCCAGAGGTAGGTGGCGCCGACGGCACCGACGAAAGCGCCGACGAAGCGGAGGAAGACGAGGGCGTCTGGCGCGGGCGTGGCGACGCGCATGAGCGGGAGAAGTTGCGCGGGGAAAAAGACGAGGCCGAGGCCGGTCAGGAAATCCATGAGGCCGGCGGCGAGGGTGAAAAGGCGGAGAAGGGGCATGGAGGAAATCCGAAGGTCGAAGGCCGAATGACGAAGGGCGGAAGGGTTAGCGGGAGGCGGTGAGGAGCCAGCGGAGGGAGACCGTGGTCATGGCGAGGCCGGCGAGGAGGCGGGCGGCGAGGAGGAACTGGGTCCAGGTTTCGGAGCGGAAAAGTTCGGAGGCGTGGGTGTTTTCCTGCCAGCCGAGGATCATCATCGTGGTGACGTAGAGGGCGCAGGCGGATTGCCAGAGGACGAAGCCGGTGCGGAGCGGGCGGGTGGCGCGGAGTTCGTTGAGGATGACGACGTGGACGCTTGTCACGAGGCCGGCCATGGCGAGGTGGGCGTGTGCTACGAGGCCGTGGGTGAATTTGAGGCGTTCGGAGAGGCCGGGGAGGAAGGTGAGGAGACCGGTGACGACGAGGAGTGACCACCAGACGAAGGCCGCTGCGAGCCAAGGGCGGGAGGCGGGAGTCCAAGCGAAACGGCGGAAGTAGAGCCAGGCAATCGGGAGCCAGCCGAGGAGGAGGGAGAGGCCGATGATTTGTCCGGCGGCGTGGTGGCTGGCGTGGCCGTGGTCGAGCGTGGCGAAAGCGGCGCAGGAGAAGGCGAAGAAGGCCCAGAAGGCGCGGTGGGGGCCGGAGCGTGTATCGGTTGGGCGGATGCCGAGGAAGGCGGGGAGGAGGCCGAAGATTGCGACAATGCCGAGAGTGGAGCCAAGGAGGCTGGCGCCGGTGGCGCCGCCGCTGTGGGGATTGACGGACGGGTAGACGTCGTCGCCGGCGGACCAGTAGAGCGCGGAGGGAACGGCGAGGAGGATGAGGAGGAAGGCGGCGCGGGCGAGGAGGCCGGGGCGGGAGAAGTTTTGGCGGAACCACCAGAGGCGGGCGGCGAGGACGGTCCAGAGCGCGGTCATGGCGAGCGGGAGGAGCGGGCGGGCCCAGCCGTGCCAGTCGAGGAAGAGTTTGCCGCTGGTTTCGCCGGAGAGCCAGGACGCGCCGCCGAGGGCGAGCGCGAGCGACCAGAGCCAGAGCGCGCCTTGGACGGCCCGCTGGGGGAGTTGAAGGTTGATTGTTGAGAGTTGAGAGTGGTCGGAGGGGGTGAGCCAGGCGGTGAGGGCGCCGATTAGCGGGAGGGAGCACCAGCCGTAGAGTTGCCAGTCGAGGTGGAGGGGCATCCAGCGGCCGTACGTGAGCGGGGCGAGGGCGTCGCCGAGATCGGGATACAGGAGTTCGGCGGCGAGGAGGAGGCCGACGAGGTTGGCGGCGACGAGCCAGAAGAGGCTGTGGAGCTGGAGGGCGCGGGCGGTGGGGGCGGGGAGAACGGAGGATGTCTCGCGAAGAAGCGAAGGGGAGTCGGACGGACAATGCGGAGCATTGTCCCTACCTTCGGAGGGAGGGGCGGGATTTTTGGCTAATGGAGTGCCAGGCGCGCCTGGTGGGAGGCGCGTGAGTTGAGAGGAGGTTTTCACAGGGGGCTGAGCTGGCCGTCGCGGACGCGGAAGATGCGGTGGCAGGCTTCGGCGAAGCGGCGTTCGTGGGTGGCGAGGATGACGGCGATCTTGTCGCGTTCGGCGAGAGTGCGGAGGAGCGCGAAGACGGTTTCTCCGGTCTTTTCGTCGAGCGAGCCGGTGGGTTCGTCGGCGAGGAGAACTTTGGGCGAATTCATGAGGGCGCGGCAGATGGCGGTGCGCTGGCGTTCGCCGCCGGAGAGGTCCTGGATGCGGTGGGCGAGGCGGTGGGAGAGGCCGACGGATTCGGCGAGGGAGCGGAGGCGGGCTTCTGTATCGGAAGTGTCGCGACCGATGGCGAGGGCGGGGACGCGGAGGTTTTCGGCGACGGTGAGGTCGGGGATGAGGTTGTGGAGCTGGAAGACGTAGCCGAGGTGCTGGCGGCGGAGGATGAGGCGGTCGCGTTCGTTGCGAGGGTCGAGTCCGCAGACCTGGAGTTCGCCGCGGTCGGGGGTGTCGAGTCCGCCGAGGAGGTGGAGGAGCGTGGATTTGCCGGAGCCGGAAGCGCCCCAGAGGGCGACGATTTCGCCGGGGCGGACGGAGAGGCTGGCGCCCTGGAGGACGGTGACGCGGCCCTGGTCGAAGGATTTCCAGACGTCCTTGGCGGAGGCGATGGCGTTGGCGTTATTCATAGCGCAGGGCGTCGGCGGGCTGGATGCGGGCGGCATAGCGGGCGGGATAGATCGCGCCGGCGACGGCGGTGAAGAGGGCGGTGGCGACAATGCCCAGGACGATGGAAGGTTTTATCGAGGCCTGGATGTAGCCTTGGAAATCGGGGAGGTGTTCGAGGATGGTGAGGACGCCGAGGCCGAGGGAAAAACCGAGGACGAGGCCGGCGGCGGCGATGGCGGCGGCTTCGCCGAAGATGAGGGCGCAGACCTGGCCGGTGGAGAAGCCGCAGACGCGGAGGATGGCGATCTCGCGGATGCGGGAGAAGACGGAGAGGAGCATCGTATTGGCGACGCCGAGACCGCCGAGGAGGAAGGCGCAGACGCCGACGGCCCAGGCGGTGAAGTGGAGGATTTTGAACTGGGTGTAGCTTTGGTTGAACTCGCGGTTTTCGAGGGCGGTGAGGCCGGGGTGGAGTTTTTCGACGGCGGTTTTGAAGGCGGAGGCGGCGTCGCGGTCGCGGAGTTTGACGGCGATGATGGAGCAGAGGTCTTCGCGGTGGAAGAAGGCCTGGGCGGATTTGAGGGGGAGGAAGACGCCGCCGTCTTCGAATCCGTTTTCGGTTTTGAAGATGCCGCCGACGACGAAGGTGCCGCGGCCGATGTCGATTTTTTCGCCGAGTTTCGCGTCGAGGAATTCGGCGGCGCGGGAGCCGAGGTAGATGTCGTTGTCGTTTTTCCCAAAGGTGGCGGCGGAGCCGGCGAGCCAGGTGGCTTTGGCGAGGCGGGGGTCGGTGGGGTCGAGGCCGAAGCAGGTGATGATCGGGTGGTCGTCGGCCGAGACGATGCCGAAGAGGAGGGGCATTGCTGACTCGACTTCTGGGAGTGCCCGGATTCCGGATACCTGGTCGGTGGTGACGGAGCTGAAGAAGAGGTCGGAGACGTTTTTCTCGAAGACGAGGCAGTGGGAGTCGGTGGCGAGGATGCGTTCGAACATGCCGATGGCGCCGGTGACGATGGCGAGGATCGTGAGCATGGCGGCGACGCCGAAGCCGATGCCGGCGACGCCGATGAGCGCGCGGAGGCGGTGACGGAGGAGGTTGGTGGGGACGAGGCGGAGGAAGCGCATGGTGCGGGTGCGGGCTCAGGCGGCGGCTTCGCGGGCTAGGATGGGGGCGAGGAAGGCGTTTTGAAAATCGGCGAGGTAGCGCCAGCGGGGGTGGAAGGCGGAGAGTTTTTCCAGGGTGGCGGAGGCCTGGCGGGCGAGGCGGTGGAGGCGGCGGCGGGCGGCGGGGATGCCGAGGGCGAGGGCGAGATTGGGGCGGGCGAGGGCGCGGTCGCGGCCGGTGGTTTTTCCCGAGGTGGCGGGGTTGGAGAGGAGGTCGTGGATGTCGTCGGATGCCTGATACGCGAGGCCCCAGTAGAGGCAGAGGGCTTTGAGGTGGTGGAGCTCGGCGGAGGAAGGATCGGCGAGGAGCGCGGGGAGGTAGATGGCAAGGGTGAGGAGGGTGCCGGTTTTGCCGGCGGCGATGGCGGCGACTTCGCGGGCGGAGCGGTCGCTGGTGGCGAAGCGAAGGTCGCGGGCCTGGCCGCCGAGGATGCCGGCGGTGCCGAGGGCGGCGTCGAGCGTGGCGTGGGCGCGGAGGCGGAGGCCGGAGGGGAGGTGGGAGAGGGAGAAGGCGGCGAGGGTGTAGGCGCGGTTGATGAGGGCGAGGGCGGCGAGGATGGCGGTGGCGTCGCCGTGGATGCGGTGGGTGCAGACCCGGCCGCGGCGTGTATCCGCATTGTCCATGCAGGGGAGGTCGTCGAGGAGGAGGGAGGCGAGGTGGTAGTACTCGACGGCGCAGGCGAGGGTGAGGGCGTCGGTTTCGTCGAGGCCGTGGGTGAGGGCGGCGCGGAAGACGAGGCGGGCGCGGAGGAGGCGGCCGGGGTTGGCGGTGGCGTCGGTGAGGGCGGCGCGGAGGTGGGGCTCGACGGCGGAGTGGCCGGGGGAGTTTTCCCGCAGGGCTTCGAGAAGAAGGGACGCGTCGGGGTCGGCGGGTGCGGGATGGTGGGGCATGGCGTGGGCGGAGTGCGGTCGGAATTGGAGGGTCTGACGAAAGAGGAAGGGAAAGAGGTCGGGCGGGTTATTTGGCGGGGGCGGGGCGGGCCTGGAGGTGGAGTTTCACGACGACGACGGGGTCGACTTTGAGGAGGCCGAATTTGCGGATGATGGGAAGGCCGAAGTCGCGGGTGTCGATGCGGGCTTCGCCGTCGATAACGTGGAGGCCGTCTTCGCTCGAGGAAATGGATACGGGGAAGACGAGGTCGCGGGTCATGCCGTGGAAGATGAACTGGCCGCGGGCGGTGAAGCGGCCGGGGGTGGCGGCGGGTTCGAGGGTGGTGAGGGTGAAGAGAGCTTCGGGGAATTGCTCGGTGCTCTGCCAGTCGCGCATCTGCTGGTCGCGTTTGGCGTTGTCGGAGCGGAGGTCGGCGAAGCGGAAGCGGAGTTCGGCGCGGGTGATTTTGGCGGGGGTGGCGGGGTCGGAGGAGAGGTCTAGGGTGTAGGAGATGAGTTTGCCGGTGAAGGAATCCATCGTGGCGGTGACGGCGTACTCGATGCGGGATTGGGGTTTGTCGGCGATGAGTGGGGTCTCGGCGGCGGGGGCGCGCGAGGCGAATGATGTGAGAAGGAGTGCGGCGAGGAGGGCGGGGAGTAGCGGAGATTTCATGGGAGGCGGTGGCGGAGAGTCTGTTGGTGTGGGATGTGGAGAATGGAATCGCGAAGACGCAAAGGGGCGAAGGAGGAGCGAAGGGACTTGGGCGTGTTTGTGCGGTCGGGAAAGGCGGAGAATTTTTTGGACAGGAGGACAGGATTTACAGGAGGGCGGCGGGTCAGGCGGTCGAGGGGTGGGAGGCTTTGAGTGGGAGGCGGGTCGCGAGGTGGTGCCAGAGGAGGAAGATGAGCCAGGAGGCGAGGGCGGTGATGACGGTGTGGCTGAGGTAGTGGGCGCCTTTGAGCATTTGATAGACACCCATGATGCCGCCGAGTGCGAGGCCGATGGATATGCCGGTAAGCTGGCCGCGGCGGGTGCGGGCGAGGGCGGCGAGGCTGAGGAGGGCGAAGCCGCCGGAGGCGTGGCCGGCGGGGAAGCAGCGGCCGCGGCGGGCGGGGCGCTGGCCAGGCGGGTAGCATTCGAAGACGCGGATGTAGGCGACATCGCCGCCGTATCTGGAAATCTCGGAGGGGCAGAAGATGTTGGTCACGGCTTTGCCGATACCGATGAGAGCGGGGCCGGAGGCGAGGGTGAGAAGGACGGCGAGCAGGGCGCGGCGGTCGGTGGGGGAGGGAAAGTGGAAGAAGGTGCGCCAGCGGGCGGGACCGAGGAGGAGGGCGAGGAGTGAGACCGCGAAGAGGATCAGGAAAATTTTAGGTGCTTGATAAAAGAAGAGGCGGGGGAGCGGGGCGGTGCCGTCGATGAGCCACTGGCGGGTGGTGAAGTTGTAGAGGTGGTCCTGGAGGA from Nibricoccus aquaticus includes:
- a CDS encoding response regulator transcription factor — protein: MKILIVEDERRVAQFVERALAELSHTTRVAPTCAAARDALADTPFDAVILDLGLPDGDGLALLREWRASGFNEPVLILSARDAVSDRIHGLDLGADDYLPKPFVIDELIARIRSLLRRHAGAKTTVLTHGAIRLDLLSRAATLDGQPVELTSREFALLELFLQNPGRVLTRTLIAEKIWDASYDMETNLIDVYVRRLRKKLEPSPDRPLLKTIRGTGYQLA
- a CDS encoding ABC transporter permease, with protein sequence MRFLRLVPTNLLRHRLRALIGVAGIGFGVAAMLTILAIVTGAIGMFERILATDSHCLVFEKNVSDLFFSSVTTDQVSGIRALPEVESAMPLLFGIVSADDHPIITCFGLDPTDPRLAKATWLAGSAATFGKNDNDIYLGSRAAEFLDAKLGEKIDIGRGTFVVGGIFKTENGFEDGGVFLPLKSAQAFFHREDLCSIIAVKLRDRDAASAFKTAVEKLHPGLTALENREFNQSYTQFKILHFTAWAVGVCAFLLGGLGVANTMLLSVFSRIREIAILRVCGFSTGQVCALIFGEAAAIAAAGLVLGFSLGLGVLTILEHLPDFQGYIQASIKPSIVLGIVATALFTAVAGAIYPARYAARIQPADALRYE
- a CDS encoding polyprenyl synthetase family protein, producing MPHHPAPADPDASLLLEALRENSPGHSAVEPHLRAALTDATANPGRLLRARLVFRAALTHGLDETDALTLACAVEYYHLASLLLDDLPCMDNADTRRGRVCTHRIHGDATAILAALALINRAYTLAAFSLSHLPSGLRLRAHATLDAALGTAGILGGQARDLRFATSDRSAREVAAIAAGKTGTLLTLAIYLPALLADPSSAELHHLKALCLYWGLAYQASDDIHDLLSNPATSGKTTGRDRALARPNLALALGIPAARRRLHRLARQASATLEKLSAFHPRWRYLADFQNAFLAPILAREAAA
- a CDS encoding cbb3-type cytochrome c oxidase subunit II, which translates into the protein MKTLAPDSSSASPAPAARWPVFLASVAAIAATYTYFLIFAEFAFLEFAAASLNAEQMKPLMTALGLGGIVGSLFAAARFSLARIRPHLALGFLASALVALLTLASRSPATLIASAALIGLFLGWATVTLALSLLPLLGTRALAPACGLGTGLAYALCNQPALFTAPPATQILTSSFAALTGLVATIWLRSSTPSFSTESLSSTTATLRHSDATRWITAFFALVFLDSLAFYLIQHNPAFKTATWSSSFTLQTNALVHLAAAVLAGFALRRFRPAPVVLAALALLVTACALLNSPAPPFALARTLYVAGVSIYSTALVVIPARAARPWFAAAFMAIAGWIGSGAAIGLAQHQTSPHVPAWTLLLALLIALTALARPLFSTTNSSASSVRTPRTSPPAASNFTVLLLAFATVSIFWAPPAHADTADPLVAAGRRVYIAEGCIHCHSQYIRPGTPDVLLWGPAHPLSEVLADSPPLLGNRRQGPDLANVANRRSPDWNRLHLLAPRTVSPGSRMPSYAHLFADGDPRGEALLAYLAYLGADTLPDRLETIARWQPSASPPPSASPTHTQKLFQQLCAACHGPTGRADGPLSSQLSIRPPDFTAPTWRRFPATPDDATLARLIKFGLPGSPMAGHETLPDPDILSLAAYVKSLHAPPAAP
- a CDS encoding ABC transporter ATP-binding protein; protein product: MNNANAIASAKDVWKSFDQGRVTVLQGASLSVRPGEIVALWGASGSGKSTLLHLLGGLDTPDRGELQVCGLDPRNERDRLILRRQHLGYVFQLHNLIPDLTVAENLRVPALAIGRDTSDTEARLRSLAESVGLSHRLAHRIQDLSGGERQRTAICRALMNSPKVLLADEPTGSLDEKTGETVFALLRTLAERDKIAVILATHERRFAEACHRIFRVRDGQLSPL
- a CDS encoding phosphatase PAP2 family protein; translation: MNSAPLNLARTLWPALALLAGALALFELTSIDLLLQDHLYNFTTRQWLIDGTAPLPRLFFYQAPKIFLILFAVSLLALLLGPARWRTFFHFPSPTDRRALLAVLLTLASGPALIGIGKAVTNIFCPSEISRYGGDVAYIRVFECYPPGQRPARRGRCFPAGHASGGFALLSLAALARTRRGQLTGISIGLALGGIMGVYQMLKGAHYLSHTVITALASWLIFLLWHHLATRLPLKASHPSTA
- a CDS encoding YceI family protein; amino-acid sequence: MKSPLLPALLAALLLTSFASRAPAAETPLIADKPQSRIEYAVTATMDSFTGKLISYTLDLSSDPATPAKITRAELRFRFADLRSDNAKRDQQMRDWQSTEQFPEALFTLTTLEPAATPGRFTARGQFIFHGMTRDLVFPVSISSSEDGLHVIDGEARIDTRDFGLPIIRKFGLLKVDPVVVVKLHLQARPAPAK
- a CDS encoding ATP-binding protein, whose amino-acid sequence is MSSLSRRLTLGFATLVTITTALVLTVGGWLLSRQMVNGLDFLNAAEFAELRERLEDIPAPPDAAEVSLRIREHAEIDAAMYYFQVHTPDGAILFRSPNLGDAALPIPPDEIPPSWTDQLPTLGPLRISEFQAGSLRIQVASPLAPTRRLIHDYTRVSAWLLAATALASFGLGHAFTRFALKPLRLIRDTALRIRADRLDERIPVSTARDEINSLATLLNQMFDRLEASFIQVKRFTADASHELKTPLTLIRLNAEKLRPAVAADPAAHHALEDLLTDISRLNQIIESLLFIAKAESGTLTLPRRTEDTAAFLNAFAEDALALAEDRGLHFTLAANPAAPVTIEPNLLRQLLLNLVSNALNVSPPASTLSLTSRLDDQHWTLALTDEGPGLPPDKLEHIFERFVRYDHTRTGQNHSGQGLGLAICRSIVGLHGGTIHAENRPDRPGLRVTVQLPR